A genome region from Manis pentadactyla isolate mManPen7 chromosome 5, mManPen7.hap1, whole genome shotgun sequence includes the following:
- the PLTP gene encoding phospholipid transfer protein: MDLFGALFLALLAGTHAELPGCKIRITSKALELVKQEGLRFLEQELETITIPDLRGREGHFYYNISEVKVTELQLTSSELHFQPEQELMLQITNASLGLRFRRQLLYWFFYDGGYINASAEGATIRTALQLSRDPTGRIKVSNVSCQASVSRMRVDFGGTFKKVYEFLSTFITSGMRFLLNQQICPVLYHAGTVLLNSLLDTVPVRSSVDELVGIDYSLLKDPAASTSNLDMDFRGAFFPLTEGNWSLPNQAVEPQLQEEERMVYVAFSEFFFDSAMESYFRAGALQLSLVGNKVPHDLDMLLRATYFGSIVLLSPAVIDSPLKLELQVMAPPRCTIKPSGTIVSVTASVTIALVPADQPEVRLSSMTMDARLSAKMALRGKALRTQLDLRRFRIYSNQSALESLALIPLQAPLKTLLQIGVMPMLNERTWRGVQIPLPEGINFVHEVVTNHAGFLTIGADLHFSKGLREVIEKNRPADTRAPRASGAPPPSTAAV, encoded by the exons ATGGACCTCTTCGGGGCCCTCTTCCTAGCACTGCTGGCAGGCACTCACGCCGAGCTCCCCGGCTGCAAGATCCGCATCACCTCCAAGGCGCTGGAGCTGG TGAAGCAGGAGGGGCTGCGCTTTCTGGAGCAAGAGCTGGAGACCATCACCATTCCGGACTTGCGGGGCAGAGAGGGCCACTTTTACTACAACATTTCTGA GGTGAAGGTTACAGAGCTGCAGCTGACATCCTCTGAACTCCATTTCCAGCCAGAGCAGGAGCTAATGTTACAAATCACCAACGCCTCCTTGGGACTGCGCTTCCGGAGACAGCTCCTTTACTGGTTCTT CTATGACGGGGGCTATATCAATGCATCTGCTGAGGGTGCCACCATCCGCACTGCTCTGCAGCTCTCCCGGGATCCTACTGGCCGGATCAAAGTATCCAATGTCTCCTGCCAGGCCTCTGTCTCCAGAATGCGTGTAGACTTCGGGGGAACCTTCAA GAAGGTGTATGAATTCCTGTCCACGTTCATTACCTCAGGGATGCGCTTCCTCCTCAACCAGCAG ATCTGCCCTGTGCTCTACCATGCAGGGACCGTGCTCCTCAACTCCCTCCTGGACACCGTGCCTG TACGCAGTTCTGTGGATGAGCTCGTAGGCATCGACTACTCCCTTCTGAAGGATCCTGCAGCCTCCACCAGCAATCTGGACATGGACTTCCGG GGGGCCTTCTTTCCCCTGACTGAGGGGAACTGGAGCCTGCCTAACCAGGCAGTAGAGCCCCAGCTGCAGGAGGAGGAGCGGATGGTGTATGTGGCTTTCTCTGAGTTCTTCTTCGACTCTGCCATGGAGAGCTACTTCCGGGCAGGAGCCCTGCAGCTGTCACTGGTGGGGAACAAG GTGCCTCACGATCTGGACATGCTGCTGAGGGCCACCTACTTTGGGAGCATCGTCCTGCTG AGCCCCGCAGTGATTGACTCCCCACTGAAGCTGGAGCTGCAGGTCATGGCACCACCTCGCTGCACCATCAAGCCCTCGGGTACTATCGTCTCTGTCACTGCCAGTGTCACCATTGCCCTGGTCCCCGCTGACCAGCCTGAGGTCCGGCTGTCCAGCATGACAATG GATGCCCGTCTCAGCGCCAAGATGGCGCTCCGGGGGAAGGCTCTGCGCACGCAGCTAGACCTGCGCAG ATTCCGAATCTACTCAAACCAGTCTGCCCTGGAGTCACTGGCG ctGATCCCACTGCAGGCCCCTCTGAAGACCTTGCTTCAGATTGGGGTGATGCCCATGCTCAACG AGCGGACCTGGCGTGGGGTGCAGATCCCGCTACCTGAGGGCATCAACTTTGTGCATGAGGTGGTAACGAATCACGCG GGCTTCCTCACCATCGGAGCTGACCTCCACTTTTCCAAAGGGCTGCGAGAGGTGATTGAGAAGAACCGGCCTGCCGACACCAGGGCGCCCCGGGCGTCAGGTGCCCCGCCACCCTCCACGGCAGCTGTTTGA
- the CTSA gene encoding lysosomal protective protein isoform X2, giving the protein MVRATLPPPLLLLLLSWAPRGQAAPDQDEIQCLPGLAKQPSFRQYSGYLRGSGPKRLHYWFVESQKDPQSSPVVLWLNGGPGCSSLDGLLTEHGPFLVQPDGATLKYNPYSWNLIANVLYLESPAGVGFSYSTDKSYATNDTEVAQSNFEALQDFFHLFPEYKDNELFLTGESYAGIYVPTLAVLVMQDPSMNLQGLAVGNGLSSYEQNDNSLVYFAYYHGLLGNRLWSSLQTHCCPQNKCNFYDNKDPECVTNLQEVSCIVGGSGLNIYNLYAPCAGGVPNHLRYEGDTVSFQDLGNLFTRLPLKRTWHQVLLRSGTTVRMDPPCTNTTAASTYLNNPFVRKALHIPKQLPHWDMCNFLVNIHYRRLYESMNSQYLKLLTAQKYRILLYNGDVDMACNFMGDEWFVDSLNQKVEVQRRPWLVDYGDSGEQIAGFVKEFSHIAYLTIKGAGHMVPTDKPQAALTMFSRFLTKQPY; this is encoded by the exons ATGGTGCGAGCCACGCTGCCGCCGCCGTTGCTGCTCCTGCTCCTATCCTGGGCGCCCCGAGGCCAGGCCGCCCCCGACCAGGACGAGATCCAGTGCCTGCCCGGGCTGGCCAAGCAGCCGTCTTTCCGCCAGTACTCTGGCTACCTCAGAGGCTCCGGGCCCAAACGGCTCCACTACTG GTTTGTGGAGTCCCAGAAGGATCCCCAGAGCAGCCCCGTGGTGCTTTGGCTCAACGGAGGGCCGGGCTGCAGCTCCCTGGATGGCCTGCTCACAGAGCATGGCCCCTTCCTG GTCCAGCCAGACGGTGCCACCCTGAAGTACAACCCCTATTCTTGGAACCTG ATTGCCAACGTTTTGTACCTTGAGTCTCCAGCCGGGGTGGGCTTCTCCTACTCCACTGACAAGTCTTATGCTACCAATGACACGGAG GTCGCCCAGAGCAATTTTGAGGCCCTTCAAGATTTCTTCCACCTTTTCCCGGAGTACAAGGACAACGAGCTTTTCCTGACAGGAGAGAGCTATGCCGGCATTTACGTCCCCACCCTGGCTGTGTTGGTCATGCAGGACCCCAGCATGAACCTTCAG GGGCTGGCTGTGGGCAATGGACTCTCCTCCTATGAGCAGAATGACAACTCCCTGGTCTATTTCGCCTACTACCATGGCCTTCTGGGGAACAG ACTCTGGTCATCCCTCCAGACCCACTGCTGCCCTCAAAACAAGTGTAACTTCTACGACAACAAAGACCCAGAATGTGTGACCAAT CTTCAAGAAGTGTCCTGCATCGTGGGCGGCTCTGGCCTCAACATCTACAACCTCTATGCACCATGTGCTGGCGGGGTGCCCAACCATTTAAG GTATGAGGGTGACACTGTGTCATTCCAGGACTTGGGCAACCTCTTCACTCGCCTGCCACTCAAGCGGACATGGCATCAG GTACTGCTGCGCTCTGGGACTACAGTGCGCATGGACCCCCCCTGCACCAACACCACAGCCGCCTCCACCTACCTCAACAACCCTTTCGTGCGGAAGGCCCTCCACATCCCTAAGCAGCTGCCCCACTGGGATATGTGCAA CTTCCTGGTGAATATACACTACCGCCGTCTCTACGAAAGCATGAACTCCCAGTATCTGAAGCTGCTCACTGCACAG AAATACCGGATTCTGCTATACAATGGAGATGTGGACATGGCCTGCAATTTCATGGGGGATGAGTGGTTTGTGGATTCCCTCAACCAGAAG GTGGAGGTACAGCGCCGGCCCTGGTTAGTGGACTACGGGGACAGTGGGGAGCAGATTGCTGGCTTCGTGAAGGAGTTCTCCCACATTGCCTATCTCACCATCAAG GGCGCCGGACACATGGTACCGACAGACAAGCCCCAGGCTGCCCTAACCATGTTCTCCCGCTTCCTGACTAAGCAGCCATACTGA
- the CTSA gene encoding lysosomal protective protein isoform X4 gives MVRATLPPPLLLLLLSWAPRGQAAPDQDEIQCLPGLAKQPSFRQYSGYLRGSGPKRLHYWFVESQKDPQSSPVVLWLNGGPGCSSLDGLLTEHGPFLIANVLYLESPAGVGFSYSTDKSYATNDTEVAQSNFEALQDFFHLFPEYKDNELFLTGESYAGIYVPTLAVLVMQDPSMNLQGLAVGNGLSSYEQNDNSLVYFAYYHGLLGNRLWSSLQTHCCPQNKCNFYDNKDPECVTNLQEVSCIVGGSGLNIYNLYAPCAGGVPNHLRYEGDTVSFQDLGNLFTRLPLKRTWHQVLLRSGTTVRMDPPCTNTTAASTYLNNPFVRKALHIPKQLPHWDMCNFLVNIHYRRLYESMNSQYLKLLTAQKYRILLYNGDVDMACNFMGDEWFVDSLNQKVEVQRRPWLVDYGDSGEQIAGFVKEFSHIAYLTIKGAGHMVPTDKPQAALTMFSRFLTKQPY, from the exons ATGGTGCGAGCCACGCTGCCGCCGCCGTTGCTGCTCCTGCTCCTATCCTGGGCGCCCCGAGGCCAGGCCGCCCCCGACCAGGACGAGATCCAGTGCCTGCCCGGGCTGGCCAAGCAGCCGTCTTTCCGCCAGTACTCTGGCTACCTCAGAGGCTCCGGGCCCAAACGGCTCCACTACTG GTTTGTGGAGTCCCAGAAGGATCCCCAGAGCAGCCCCGTGGTGCTTTGGCTCAACGGAGGGCCGGGCTGCAGCTCCCTGGATGGCCTGCTCACAGAGCATGGCCCCTTCCTG ATTGCCAACGTTTTGTACCTTGAGTCTCCAGCCGGGGTGGGCTTCTCCTACTCCACTGACAAGTCTTATGCTACCAATGACACGGAG GTCGCCCAGAGCAATTTTGAGGCCCTTCAAGATTTCTTCCACCTTTTCCCGGAGTACAAGGACAACGAGCTTTTCCTGACAGGAGAGAGCTATGCCGGCATTTACGTCCCCACCCTGGCTGTGTTGGTCATGCAGGACCCCAGCATGAACCTTCAG GGGCTGGCTGTGGGCAATGGACTCTCCTCCTATGAGCAGAATGACAACTCCCTGGTCTATTTCGCCTACTACCATGGCCTTCTGGGGAACAG ACTCTGGTCATCCCTCCAGACCCACTGCTGCCCTCAAAACAAGTGTAACTTCTACGACAACAAAGACCCAGAATGTGTGACCAAT CTTCAAGAAGTGTCCTGCATCGTGGGCGGCTCTGGCCTCAACATCTACAACCTCTATGCACCATGTGCTGGCGGGGTGCCCAACCATTTAAG GTATGAGGGTGACACTGTGTCATTCCAGGACTTGGGCAACCTCTTCACTCGCCTGCCACTCAAGCGGACATGGCATCAG GTACTGCTGCGCTCTGGGACTACAGTGCGCATGGACCCCCCCTGCACCAACACCACAGCCGCCTCCACCTACCTCAACAACCCTTTCGTGCGGAAGGCCCTCCACATCCCTAAGCAGCTGCCCCACTGGGATATGTGCAA CTTCCTGGTGAATATACACTACCGCCGTCTCTACGAAAGCATGAACTCCCAGTATCTGAAGCTGCTCACTGCACAG AAATACCGGATTCTGCTATACAATGGAGATGTGGACATGGCCTGCAATTTCATGGGGGATGAGTGGTTTGTGGATTCCCTCAACCAGAAG GTGGAGGTACAGCGCCGGCCCTGGTTAGTGGACTACGGGGACAGTGGGGAGCAGATTGCTGGCTTCGTGAAGGAGTTCTCCCACATTGCCTATCTCACCATCAAG GGCGCCGGACACATGGTACCGACAGACAAGCCCCAGGCTGCCCTAACCATGTTCTCCCGCTTCCTGACTAAGCAGCCATACTGA
- the CTSA gene encoding lysosomal protective protein isoform X3 produces MVRATLPPPLLLLLLSWAPRGQAAPDQDEIQCLPGLAKQPSFRQYSGYLRGSGPKRLHYWFVESQKDPQSSPVVLWLNGGPGCSSLDGLLTEHGPFLIANVLYLESPAGVGFSYSTDKSYATNDTEVAQSNFEALQDFFHLFPEYKDNELFLTGESYAGIYVPTLAVLVMQDPSMNLQGLAVGNGLSSYEQNDNSLVYFAYYHGLLGNRLWSSLQTHCCPQNKCNFYDNKDPECVTNLQEVSCIVGGSGLNIYNLYAPCAGGVPNHLRYEGDTVSFQDLGNLFTRLPLKRTWHQVLLRSGTTVRMDPPCTNTTAASTYLNNPFVRKALHIPKQLPHWDMCNFLVNIHYRRLYESMNSQYLKLLTAQKYRILLYNGDVDMACNFMGDEWFVDSLNQKLQAAKSFLVGQVEVQRRPWLVDYGDSGEQIAGFVKEFSHIAYLTIKGAGHMVPTDKPQAALTMFSRFLTKQPY; encoded by the exons ATGGTGCGAGCCACGCTGCCGCCGCCGTTGCTGCTCCTGCTCCTATCCTGGGCGCCCCGAGGCCAGGCCGCCCCCGACCAGGACGAGATCCAGTGCCTGCCCGGGCTGGCCAAGCAGCCGTCTTTCCGCCAGTACTCTGGCTACCTCAGAGGCTCCGGGCCCAAACGGCTCCACTACTG GTTTGTGGAGTCCCAGAAGGATCCCCAGAGCAGCCCCGTGGTGCTTTGGCTCAACGGAGGGCCGGGCTGCAGCTCCCTGGATGGCCTGCTCACAGAGCATGGCCCCTTCCTG ATTGCCAACGTTTTGTACCTTGAGTCTCCAGCCGGGGTGGGCTTCTCCTACTCCACTGACAAGTCTTATGCTACCAATGACACGGAG GTCGCCCAGAGCAATTTTGAGGCCCTTCAAGATTTCTTCCACCTTTTCCCGGAGTACAAGGACAACGAGCTTTTCCTGACAGGAGAGAGCTATGCCGGCATTTACGTCCCCACCCTGGCTGTGTTGGTCATGCAGGACCCCAGCATGAACCTTCAG GGGCTGGCTGTGGGCAATGGACTCTCCTCCTATGAGCAGAATGACAACTCCCTGGTCTATTTCGCCTACTACCATGGCCTTCTGGGGAACAG ACTCTGGTCATCCCTCCAGACCCACTGCTGCCCTCAAAACAAGTGTAACTTCTACGACAACAAAGACCCAGAATGTGTGACCAAT CTTCAAGAAGTGTCCTGCATCGTGGGCGGCTCTGGCCTCAACATCTACAACCTCTATGCACCATGTGCTGGCGGGGTGCCCAACCATTTAAG GTATGAGGGTGACACTGTGTCATTCCAGGACTTGGGCAACCTCTTCACTCGCCTGCCACTCAAGCGGACATGGCATCAG GTACTGCTGCGCTCTGGGACTACAGTGCGCATGGACCCCCCCTGCACCAACACCACAGCCGCCTCCACCTACCTCAACAACCCTTTCGTGCGGAAGGCCCTCCACATCCCTAAGCAGCTGCCCCACTGGGATATGTGCAA CTTCCTGGTGAATATACACTACCGCCGTCTCTACGAAAGCATGAACTCCCAGTATCTGAAGCTGCTCACTGCACAG AAATACCGGATTCTGCTATACAATGGAGATGTGGACATGGCCTGCAATTTCATGGGGGATGAGTGGTTTGTGGATTCCCTCAACCAGAAG CTGCAGGCTGCTAAGTCTTTCCTGGTGGGGCAGGTGGAGGTACAGCGCCGGCCCTGGTTAGTGGACTACGGGGACAGTGGGGAGCAGATTGCTGGCTTCGTGAAGGAGTTCTCCCACATTGCCTATCTCACCATCAAG GGCGCCGGACACATGGTACCGACAGACAAGCCCCAGGCTGCCCTAACCATGTTCTCCCGCTTCCTGACTAAGCAGCCATACTGA
- the CTSA gene encoding lysosomal protective protein isoform X1 → MVRATLPPPLLLLLLSWAPRGQAAPDQDEIQCLPGLAKQPSFRQYSGYLRGSGPKRLHYWFVESQKDPQSSPVVLWLNGGPGCSSLDGLLTEHGPFLVQPDGATLKYNPYSWNLIANVLYLESPAGVGFSYSTDKSYATNDTEVAQSNFEALQDFFHLFPEYKDNELFLTGESYAGIYVPTLAVLVMQDPSMNLQGLAVGNGLSSYEQNDNSLVYFAYYHGLLGNRLWSSLQTHCCPQNKCNFYDNKDPECVTNLQEVSCIVGGSGLNIYNLYAPCAGGVPNHLRYEGDTVSFQDLGNLFTRLPLKRTWHQVLLRSGTTVRMDPPCTNTTAASTYLNNPFVRKALHIPKQLPHWDMCNFLVNIHYRRLYESMNSQYLKLLTAQKYRILLYNGDVDMACNFMGDEWFVDSLNQKLQAAKSFLVGQVEVQRRPWLVDYGDSGEQIAGFVKEFSHIAYLTIKGAGHMVPTDKPQAALTMFSRFLTKQPY, encoded by the exons ATGGTGCGAGCCACGCTGCCGCCGCCGTTGCTGCTCCTGCTCCTATCCTGGGCGCCCCGAGGCCAGGCCGCCCCCGACCAGGACGAGATCCAGTGCCTGCCCGGGCTGGCCAAGCAGCCGTCTTTCCGCCAGTACTCTGGCTACCTCAGAGGCTCCGGGCCCAAACGGCTCCACTACTG GTTTGTGGAGTCCCAGAAGGATCCCCAGAGCAGCCCCGTGGTGCTTTGGCTCAACGGAGGGCCGGGCTGCAGCTCCCTGGATGGCCTGCTCACAGAGCATGGCCCCTTCCTG GTCCAGCCAGACGGTGCCACCCTGAAGTACAACCCCTATTCTTGGAACCTG ATTGCCAACGTTTTGTACCTTGAGTCTCCAGCCGGGGTGGGCTTCTCCTACTCCACTGACAAGTCTTATGCTACCAATGACACGGAG GTCGCCCAGAGCAATTTTGAGGCCCTTCAAGATTTCTTCCACCTTTTCCCGGAGTACAAGGACAACGAGCTTTTCCTGACAGGAGAGAGCTATGCCGGCATTTACGTCCCCACCCTGGCTGTGTTGGTCATGCAGGACCCCAGCATGAACCTTCAG GGGCTGGCTGTGGGCAATGGACTCTCCTCCTATGAGCAGAATGACAACTCCCTGGTCTATTTCGCCTACTACCATGGCCTTCTGGGGAACAG ACTCTGGTCATCCCTCCAGACCCACTGCTGCCCTCAAAACAAGTGTAACTTCTACGACAACAAAGACCCAGAATGTGTGACCAAT CTTCAAGAAGTGTCCTGCATCGTGGGCGGCTCTGGCCTCAACATCTACAACCTCTATGCACCATGTGCTGGCGGGGTGCCCAACCATTTAAG GTATGAGGGTGACACTGTGTCATTCCAGGACTTGGGCAACCTCTTCACTCGCCTGCCACTCAAGCGGACATGGCATCAG GTACTGCTGCGCTCTGGGACTACAGTGCGCATGGACCCCCCCTGCACCAACACCACAGCCGCCTCCACCTACCTCAACAACCCTTTCGTGCGGAAGGCCCTCCACATCCCTAAGCAGCTGCCCCACTGGGATATGTGCAA CTTCCTGGTGAATATACACTACCGCCGTCTCTACGAAAGCATGAACTCCCAGTATCTGAAGCTGCTCACTGCACAG AAATACCGGATTCTGCTATACAATGGAGATGTGGACATGGCCTGCAATTTCATGGGGGATGAGTGGTTTGTGGATTCCCTCAACCAGAAG CTGCAGGCTGCTAAGTCTTTCCTGGTGGGGCAGGTGGAGGTACAGCGCCGGCCCTGGTTAGTGGACTACGGGGACAGTGGGGAGCAGATTGCTGGCTTCGTGAAGGAGTTCTCCCACATTGCCTATCTCACCATCAAG GGCGCCGGACACATGGTACCGACAGACAAGCCCCAGGCTGCCCTAACCATGTTCTCCCGCTTCCTGACTAAGCAGCCATACTGA